Proteins from a single region of Corylus avellana chromosome ca11, CavTom2PMs-1.0:
- the LOC132166316 gene encoding peroxidase 25-like, whose translation MVQMEAMWFAFLVILVVISPVESQLKTGFYSSSCPRAEAIVRSTVETHFNRDPTIAAGLLRLHFHDCFVQGCDGSVLITGSSAERNALPNLGLRGFEAIDDAKSQLEALCPGVVSCADILALAARDSVDLTNGPSWQVPTGRRDGKVSLSSQASNLPSPLDPVSVQRQKFAAKGLDDHDLVTLVGAHTIGQTDCLFFRYRLYNFTATGNSDPTINQAFLAQLKALCPKDGDGSKRVALDKDSQAKFDVSFFKNVRDGNAVLESDQRLWGDDATRSVVQNYAGSIRGLLGIRFDNDFPKAMIKMSSIEVKTTDAQGEIRQLCSKFN comes from the exons ATGGTGCAAATGGAAGCCATGTGGTTTGCTTTCCTTGTGATTTTAGTGGTGATTTCACCTGTTGAAAGCCAGCTGAAAACTGGGTTCTATTCTTCTTCCTGCCCAAGAGCCGAGGCCATAGTGAGATCCACCGTTGAAACACACTTCAACAGAGACCCCACGATTGCTGCTGGCTTGCTAAGGCTTCACTTCCATGATTGCTTTGTTCAG GGGTGTGATGGTTCGGTGTTGATCACGGGGTCTTCTGCTGAGAGGAATGCACTGCCAAACCTTGGGTTAAGAGGGTTTGAAGCAATCGATGATGCAAAATCACAGCTAGAGGCCTTGTGCCCTGGCGTGGTTTCATGCGCCGACATACTTGCACTTGCTGCTCGCGATTCTGTGGACTTG ACCAATGGTCCAAGTTGGCAAGTGCCCACCGGAAGAAGAGATGGCAAGGTATCTTTGTCTTCCCAAGCCTCAAATTTACCTTCTCCTCTTGATCCTGTCTCTGTCCAGAGGCAAAAATTCGCTGCTAAAGGCCTTGACGATCATGATCTTGTCACATTAGttg GTGCGCACACCATAGGACAAACAGACTGTTTATTCTTTCGGTACCGTTTATACAACTTCACGGCCACCGGCAACTCCGACCCCACCATAAACCAAGCATTTCTGGCGCAGCTTAAAGCCCTCTGCCCCAAAGATGGCGATGGCTCAAAACGCGTCGCGTTAGACAAAGACAGCCAGGCGAAGTTCGACGTGAGTTTCTTCAAGAACGTGCGTGACGGCAACGCAGTTCTGGAGTCGGACCAGAGGCTCTGGGGAGACGATGCAACGCGTAGCGTGGTGCAGAATTATGCGGGGAGCATCAGGGGATTGCTGGGGATACGATTCGATAATGATTTTCCAAAGGCTATGATTAAGATGAGTAGCATTGAGGTGAAGACGACAGATGCACAGGGGGAGATTAGGCAATTGTGTTCCAAGTTTAATTGA